The stretch of DNA gatctcctgacttcgtgatccgcccgcctcggcctcccaaagtgctgggattacaggcgtgagccaccacgcccagccttttttttttttttttttaatagagaagagtctcttattgttgcccaggctggtcctgaactcctggcctcaaatgatcatcccacctcagcctcccaaagtgctgggattacaggtgtgagctaccgtgcctggcccagtttccttttcttattaatatataaGAGCTCTTTGCTTGGACGGTAATTTTTtctattacatacatatataaaatattttttctcagacTGCCActgtcttttaactttgtttatgGTGTCTATTGGTATGTAGAACCTTTCATTTCTATGAGTTTAAACTGTCACATTTTCTCCAttacgactttttttttttttttttggacagagtctcactctgtcatgaggctggaatacagtggcgcgatcttggctcactgcaacctccgcctcccgggttcaagcgattctcctggctcagtcttccgagtagctgggactacaggcgtgcatcaccatgcctggctaatttttgtatttttagtagagatggggtttcaccacgttggccaggatggtcttgatctcttgacctcacgatccgcccgcctcggcctcccaaagtgctgggattacattacaggtgtgcgccaccatgcccagctaatttttctatttttagtagagatggggtttcaccatgttggctggatggtcttgatctcttgacctcttgcctcgccctcccaaagtgctgggattacaggtgtgagccactgcacctggccttttttttttcttttaatagagatgggtctatgttgcccagactggtctcaaactcctgggctcaagcaatcctcccattttggcctcccactccattatgacttttttttttttttttggagatggagtcttgctctattacccaggctggagtgcagtgatgcaatcttggctcactgcaacatctgcacccctcctgggttcaagagattctcctgcctcagcctcctgagtagctgggattacaggtgcctgccacaacacccagctatttttttaatttttttagtagaaacggggttttgccatgttggccaggctggtcttgaactcctggcctcaggtgatgcgcccacctcagcctcccaaagtgctgggattataggtatgagccaccatgtccagctccttttttcttttcttttttttttgtagagaagagtcTCCTATTGTTGCCCAGAccggtcctgaactcctggcctcaagtgatcgtcccacctcagcctcccaaagtgctgggatttacaggtatgagctaccgtgcctggcccagtttccTTTCCTTATTGATATATAAGAGCTCTTTGCTTGGACAGTAATTTTTtctattacatacatatataaaatattttttctcagacTGCTActgtcttttaactttgtttatgGTATCTATTGGTATGTAGAACCTTTCATTTCTATGAGTTTAAACTGTCACATTTTCTccattatgactttttttttttttttttgagacagagtctcgctctgtcaccaggctggagtgcagtggcacgatctcggctcactgcaatctctgcctcccaggttcaagcgattctcctggctcagcctcccgagtagctgagactacaggtgtgcaccaccacgcctggctaattattgtatttctagtagagatggggtttcaccatgttggctaggatggtctcgatctcttgacctcatgatcagcccgcctcggcctcccaaagtgctgggattacaggcgtgagccactgtggctggccttttcttttggttttaacagagatgggtctatgttgcccaggctggtctcaaactcctgggctcaagcaatcctcccatctcagcctcccactccattatgacttttttttttttttttgagatggagtctcgctctattacccaggctggagtgtagttgctcaatctttgctcactgcaacctccgtgccctcctctgcccctgggttcaagtgattctcctgcctcagcctcccaagtagctgggattacaggcacacaccaccacacccagctaatttttgtatttttttagtagagatggggtttcgccatgttggccaggctggtctcaaactcttgacctcaggtgatctacctgcctcggcctcccaaagtgctgggattacaggtgtgagccaccgcgcctggcctaagccactgcacccggcctcaatatGACTTTTAAGTTTCTTATTACACTGAGAAACACCTAACTATCCTAATAGAATTAAATTTCCCTAAGTTATAAGacacttgaattttttaaaaagagataattaaatttctcctatattttatttcatttattttttcagtcatGCTCCTTCTGTATCtcctatattttattatattacttacatggctttatttttacaataactctttttttcccttcttttatttatttgtttatttttggaaacagagtttcCTTATGCTGCCCACGCtggtcctgagctcaagcaatcttcacgcctcagcctcccaaaattataggactacaggcatgagccactgtgcccggcccacattAACTCTTTAATTCATCTGAAATTCACATATGTATACAGTTGAGGCAGAAacctactttaatttttttcaaataattgtctCATTATACCCTAATTCTATCaccaatcatttaaaaaactatctttcttggccaggcgcggtggctcacgcctataatcccagcactttgggaggcagaggcgggtggatcacgaggtcaggagttcaagaccagcctggccaagatggtgaaaccccgtctctactaaaaatacaaaaattagccaggcacagtggcagatgcctgtaatcccagctacttgggaggctgaggcaggagaattgcttgaacctgcggggggtacggaggttgcagtgagccaagatcatgccactgcactccagcttgggcaacagagtgagactgcctcaaaaaaaaaaaaaaaaaactatctttctTATATATCAAATTACCACATATACATGGGTTTCCTGTGTTACcattaaaaagttaatgaaatcctagcactttgggaggccaaggcagacggatcacttgaggtcaggaattcgagaccagcctggccaacatggtgaaaccctttctctactaaaatacaaaaattagcatggtggcatggtggcaggcacctgtaatcccagctactcgagaggctgaggcaggagaatcacttgaattgggaggtggaggttgccgtgagctgagatcatgccactgcactccagcctgggcgacagagagagactccatctcaacaaaaaaaattaatgatcgctgggtggagtggctcatgcctgtaatcccagcactttgggaggctgaggaaggaggactgcttgagcccaggagtttgagaacagcctgggcaacaaagcaagacctcgtctctaccaaaaattaaaaaaatggctgagtgtggtggtgcatgcctgtggtcccagctactggtaaggctgaggtgggagggtcacttgagcccgggaggtagaggctgcagtgagccatgatcatgccactgcactgcagcctgggaagagcaagaccctgtctcaaaaaaaaaaaaaaaaaaaagttaccaataataataatggaggaagagaaaaaacactGGGCCCTGGAGCGAATACTGTACTTTCTTACCCTACCTCCTGCTACCTTCCACTCACCTTGCCCAAAAGCTCTTCAAACTCCGGGGACCATTCCTGCATCAGCGTGTCAATGTCGGGCATGGGCCTAAAAGTATAAAGGTAAATATGAACAAGAAACGTGAACTGATAACATCAGCAACCTCTGGATCAGCATATTCTAGGATGAAGGAGAGGTCTTCAATCTGGCACATCAGGAAGGCTTCAGGAGAACCTAGACTGGGCATACCAAAGTTACCCAGGGCCTGGGGTTTGGAGGAGGTAGCTAAGTAATACTAGAGAAATTACAATCTTTATGTCTACAATCTCAGCCAGTAGTTGCCAGGATCCACAGGACCTCAGGTTGATCAAATATGTTCCCAGCCTCTGGGCCTCTTCTCAGGAGCAACAGTTCACAGGTAGTGAAGGTTACTATGTGTTACTGTTGCAAAGAATGTGGTATTTCTTACCTGGTGTAGTGCACAGTCGCAGGGGGCTTAGAACGGTGTAATTCAGAGATGCTCTCAATCCACGTGTCAATGGCTTTGGGATTCTTTTCTGCATCTTCTAGGCTTTTTACTTTCATATGTTGCTAGGAAAGTAAGGAGAAAGCCTAGCTGATGGCACTGAAGTAGCTCTCTTGTTTTTACAGTGTCTCATTATATCTGCTGCTGTTTCATATTCGAGCTTGCTGATGACAGCTGCTGCCACGTGAAACAGTAGCCAAATGAAGGGGATAGAAAACCCTGATAAAATCTGCTgcagccaggccaggcatggcggtcacacttgtaatcctagcactttggcagtctgaggtgggaggatcagttgaggctaggagttcaagaccagcctgggcaacatagtgagaccttgtctgtactaaaaatttaaaaattagccaggcatggtggtgtgtgcctgtggtctcagctacttgagaggctgaggcaagaggatcacttgagcccaggcgtttgaggttgcagtgagctacgactgtgccactgcactccagcctaggcaagagcgagatcctgtctttaaaaaaaaaaaaagccaagtgcagtggctcacacctgcagtcctagcactttgggaggctgaggcaggaggatcacttgaggtcagcctagacaacatagggagaccctacctctataaaataaaaattaaaaaaaaaaaaaacctagccaggcatgatggcacacacctgtggtctgtcccggctacttgggaggctgaggtagcaggattGCTTGCagatcgaggctacagtgagccccaatcacaccactgcactccagcctgggtaacagagcgagaccctgtctcaaaaaaaaataatttgctgaaGCCATGGAAAGGCAGCAGGTCAAAATGGCAGGACTgaccataatgaaataccatttaggctgggcttggtggctcacacctataatcccagcactttgggaggccgaggtgggtggatcacctgaggtcaggagttcgagaccagcctgaccaacatggagaaaccctgactctactaaaaatacaaaatcagctgggcgtggtggtgcatgcctgtaatcccagctactcgggaggctgaggcaggaaaatcgcttgaacccgggaggtggaggttgtggtgagccaagatcacgccattgcactccagcctgggcaacaagagtaaaactgtctcaaaaaaaaaaaaaaagaaataccatttcacacctactaggatggttagaatgaaaaatacaaacaaaaagtattgatgaggatgtagagaaactggaactctcattcattgctggtgggaatgtaaaatggtacagccactttggaaaacagtttggtagttcttCAAATGGCTAAACATAGAGTTtccatatggcccagcaattctactcctatgtatatacccaacagaataACAATATATacctacacaaaaacttgtatacaaatATTCAAAGCACCATTATTAATAAGAGTGGACAGAACTAGAGAATGAATAAAGCAAATCTGGTAAATCCATACAgtggatattattcagccataacaaaggaatgaaataattacCAGGGTCTAGGAGGAAGTGGGAGAATGAGGAGTGAATAGTAATGGGTATgaagtttctttttgaggtgatgaaatattctaaattagGTAGTGGTGATGGCTACAAAACTGTGATTATATTAAAACTAATAAGTTGTACAATTTAAAAGGCTAAACTTGCTGGTAtttaagttatatataaataaagctgtcatttaaaaatagagcTGGCCCAAAGCAAtaaccatctcttttttttttttttttgagatggagtctagctctgttgcccaggctggagtgcagtggcatgatctcgactcactgcaagctccgcctcccgggttcacaccattctcctgtctcagcctcctgagtagctgggactacaggcgcccgccactacaccctgctaatttttttttttgtatttttagtagagacggggtttcaccatgttaagccaggatggtctcgatctcctgacctcatgatccacccgcctcggcctcccaaagtgctgggattacaggcgtgagccaccgcacccaggcccATCTCTTTTGACAGGCAGTAAGTCAACTGTATGAGTGCCAGCAAGGCCTCCTCCACTCTTGGCCCTCTCCAGCTGGGGCCTATACTAAGCTAGTATCTTACTGTGATGTTGTGCTGCTTAGAATTCTCTGTTAACCAGAGTGAGAGCACCGTAGGGTCTGACTGCTTTGTAGAAGGTTCATCCAATACCAATAGGCCAAGGTTGTCAGGCTTTCCATCAGGACGTGGGACCTGGTTAAGAAAAAGGtaagaaagcagaaaggaaaatgtttccaATAAGTTAAGAGGAAGAACACTTCTGGTTCATCATTATTACTAGTATTAAAAGCATGCTTATCATGCTGTACGCAATactatccagaaaaaaaatattatccaTAGCAGCTTAAATATGAACCTGTTGTCATAGATAATTAGGAAGCAAATACATGACAAACTGTTAATGTGTAATGAGATATTAAGTATTACTTAAGAGCAATGAGTGTAATTTGGAGTTGAGAGCAAGGTTAAGAACTCCAATGAAATGAACATGACTAGCCAATGCTAGTCAAAGAAATTAGGGAAACTGTTAAGAGTAACAGGGGCATCAGAAGAAACACTTAAGGAGTCATTTTCAGGATGTACTGACTATACCTTTAAGAATGCATCAATATCCCCGACAGCTGGgataaaatcaggaatgaaaggcTTCAGTTTGTGGTCCAGGTCAATCAACTGAGGTGTGTACCTAGGAGATATTGCCAAGGGAAGGTGGAGACAGTCAGAAAAAGTTACTTTACTATTCaggctaaaaaaaaatctaaggggAATGGCCCTGTTTCAGACTAGAGATAGGAAAGGTTTGGGGCAAGGTAGGGATAGTGGGGTATGGTGGGAGGTCCTAGTACTCACCTACTGATGTACTGGAAGAGTTCCTTAATTTCAGCAGAAACTGGCAAATGCTCATAGTCTGCAGGGTCATAGGCCCTGGGAAAAGGAAAACAGTTTGTTCGAGGTGGCCAGAGAAGAGCAGAGGTGGCAGGGTCCTAGGTGCTGGTGTGTTACTGACTATAGGGACATGATCCTGAAGCTAGCTTCTGCCTCTCCAATATCTGCCTTTCCTGGTGGCTTGCAAGGCAACTTTAAGGTTGATTGTACTTAACTCTCAATTATCTCTGACTCTGAAGGACAGAGGTGCAGAAAATccaaaacataatatttttttgATGTTAAAATGTAGCATaaatggttttccttttttttaatgaaaggatGACAAGAAAAGGTAGAACAAGAGAttttagggctgggcgtggtggctcacacctgtaatcccagcacttttggaggccgaggcaggcggatcacctgaggtcaggagttcaagaccagcctggccaacatggttgaaaccctatctctactgaaaatacaaaaattagccaggtgtggtggtgcacacctgtagtcgcagctactcaggaggctgaggcagaagaatcacttgaacctggaaggcagaggttgcagtgagccaagatcgcaccactgcactccagcctgggtgacaaagcaagactctgtctcaaaaaaaaaaagagatttaaatatcTGACATGAAAATAGTttgcaccagaaaaaaaaaattatagaagtgTTTTTAgcagtgttattattattttttaaatttaattaatttatttttgagacagggtctcactctgttgaccaggttggagtgcagtgacccgatcatagctcattgcagtctcaaactcctgagctcaagtgattctcctgcctcagcctcccgagcagccgggactatgggcacacaccagcatgctcagctaatttttaaaaaatttttgggcggccgggtgcagtggctcacgcctgtaatcccagcactttgggaggccgaggcgagcggatcacgaggtcaggagatcgagaccatcctggctaacacggtgaaacctcgtctctattaaaaatacaaaaaaaattagctgggcgtggtggcgggcacctgtagtcccagctactcaggaggctgaggcaggagaatggcgtgaacccaggaggcggagcttgcagtgagccgagatcacgccactgcactccagcctgggcgatagagcaagactctgtctcaaaaaaaaaataaaattttgtagagacgaggtcttgctatgttgcccaggttggtcttgaacgcccagccttaagcaat from Homo sapiens chromosome 11, GRCh38.p14 Primary Assembly encodes:
- the IFT46 gene encoding intraflagellar transport protein 46 homolog isoform X2 translates to MADNSSDECEEENNKEKKKTSQLTPQRGFSENEDDDDDDDDSSETDSDSDDDDEEHGAPLEGAYDPADYEHLPVSAEIKELFQYISRYTPQLIDLDHKLKPFIPDFIPAVGDIDAFLKVPRPDGKPDNLGLLVLDEPSTKQSDPTVLSLWLTENSKQHNITQHMKVKSLEDAEKNPKAIDTWIESISELHRSKPPATVHYTRPMPDIDTLMQEWSPEFEELLGKVSLPTAEIDCSLAEYIDMICAILDIPVYKSRIQSLHLLFSLYSEFKNSQHFKALAEGKKAFTPSSNSTSQAGDMETLTFS